In the genome of Mesorhizobium sp. NBSH29, the window GATCCGCGCGATTGTCCGAGAGAAAAGTGGTACGGGCGAAATGCTTAGCGATTTCGGGATCGGTGCGGCAAAAGCTGTTGGTCAACTCGTGACCTAACTCCGGCCTGTCGGGGTTGCCCATGATTGTGGGCGCCATGGCCTCCGACCAGCCCATATGGTTGCTGTCCAAAAATTCAAGCAGTTCTTCGATCTGGGCTTCGCTGAAGCCTCCGACGTAGTCACCATCATTGGTATAACGCGGCGAGGGACCGATCAGTACCAGCTTGGCAAACAGTTCCGGCGCTCTCTTTGCGGCTAGAACACCCACCATGGCGCTGACGGAATGGCCGACAAACACGCAGTCATTGATGCCCATATCGCGACAAAGGGCGATCACATCATCTGCATAGCCTTCCAATGAGGAATACCGCTCGAAATCATATGCAGCCAGGTCTGATGCGCCGGCGCCCACATGATCAAATAGTACGACCTTGAAGCGATTCTCAAATGCCGGCGCTACGAGGCGCCACATATTCTGGTCACACCCGAACCCATGGGCAAAGACCATGTGCTGGCTTCCTGAGCCGGAAATATGGACATTGTGCTTTTTGACAACAGTCACGGTGAGCTCCCCTATGGACATCGGACTTTAAAACGCAGCGCGTGGAAAGGGCAATGGGTGCATAAATCTGATACGAGGAAGCCGAGGCCCCGAATAGGGGCCCCGGCTTATGCATGTGTAAAAAGGCTGCGGTGTTATCCGACCGCATGCAAGCGGTCGTCGTCCTCATCCCGCTGCATTCCCCCAAGCAGAGCTGCCGCACTGGCGATAAATGCGCCAATAGCCATCGACAATGCTGTGAGTAAAGCGAAAGTCATGGAGGCTTTTCGCGCGGTGTCCGCTGCTTCCTGAGCCTCGACCTTCATCTGTTGGGCCTTCGCAAGAGCAGCATCAACGCGCGCTTCCGCATCTGGTTGTGATATGCCGCTCCGTGATGCAACCAACTGGGCAACATATGTCCGGTCTTCCGTTGTCATCTCGCCAGCTGCAATACTTGCAACGACGATGCGTGACGCTTCGGCTGTCGCGCTCGCATTGTCGCCAGCTGTTCCCAGCCGGGAAGGATCAGCAGGGCGGAACATCCCGTCGACCAGATAGCCCAATCCTTCATCCTGCGCAGCATCTGTCAAATTTGCGGCAGCACCCAAAACAGGCGCAGCTGCCACAGTCGATGCAGCTTTCACCCCTGTTCCAAGTGCAGAAGAAATTGCAGAGCTGAACAGCCCAACAACAAGAACGGTAGCCAAAGCCCAAACCAGAAAGCCGTGTGCGGTATCGCGGAAATAGACCTCATCGGTATGAACATTGACCCACCGCGTCCGGAGACGTCCGGCCAGATAACCACCGATTGCCGATGACAGCCACTGCACAACAACCAGCCACACGGCAGTTGCTGTGGCCAGAGTAGCAAGAGTTGAGCTCTGACCAGACCACGGAGAAACGGCTGTCAATCCGAGACCCGCGCCTAGCATGATCAACACGATTGTCACCGTGGACGCAGCTAGTGCGCCGGCGATGATTGGCCCCCAGTTAATGGCGGGCTTTGATGATTCTGATGGAGTGGCGACGTCGCCGCGCGCATAGCTTGATTGCATCATTGAGCTCCTAGCTTACAAAAAGCCAAAGAAGCAAAATAATCGGGATCGGCACGCCCAGCAGCCAGAGTAAGATTCCGCGTCCCATAGAAACCTCCTTAAAACAGTATTTGTCGATGGTCGAACAATGCGCGGAGAGAAATTTTGTTCCTATCAGCGAAGATGAAAATTAGATTTTCGACGATGCGGAACCGACGACGAAGCACCGCATTGATTGTGCACCTCAACACAAGGAGCACGACATGGCAGAGAAGACACTAGAGACCCTTTTTCACGATACTCTCAAAGACATCTATTATGCAGAACGCAAAATCTTAAAGGCACTGCCCAAGATGGCAAAAGGAGCACAATCGCCTGACCTTAAGGCAGCATTTGAAAAGCATCGTGACGAAACTGAAGGTCAGATTGAGCGCTTGCAACAGGTCTTCGAAATTCTCGGCAAGCGCGCACAGGGTAAAACCTGTCCAGCAATCGATGGAATCATCGAGGAAGGCGAGGAAATCCTCGACGAGTATAAGGGCAGCCGAGCGCTGGATGCCGGCTTGGTATCATCTGCACAGGCCGTTGAGCACTATGAAATCACCCGTTACGGGACATTGAAGCGTTGGGCGGAAGAGTTGGGTTTGAAGGACGCCGCCACGCTATTGGGTGAGACGTTAGCCGAGGAATCAAAGACTGACGAGGCGCTAACGAAGTTGGCGGTTGGGGCTGCCAATCAGAAGGCCAAGGCAGCCTAAATAATTAGAATTGCCCGTAGCCGATACTTCTGCGGCTACGGGCCACTTGCCCCGTTCAATACTTTACCCAATGCGGTTGCCAATTGGGTTGCACTGACTGGTTTGGGCAAAACTGGATGTCCACGCAGCCGATCTGGCAAACCCGCTACTCCATATCCAGTGGCAAACACAAAGGGAATTTTGCGCTTTTCCAGAATATCGGCGACAGGATCGACACGCTCTCCGGCGATATTCACATCCAGAATGGCCACGTCGGCCTCTGACGTTTCAGCTACCTTTATAGCCTGAGCAAGGCGCCAGGCCATGTCGAGGACTTCGCAGCCCATGTCCACCAGCATGTCCTCGAGCAGAAGCGCGAGCAGGGTCTCGTCTTCAACAACGAAAACACGAACTCCTTTTAAACTCCGCTGCTCAGCCAAGGGTAGGGCCCGAAATCTCGTTTAATGGCATTTCGAGAGCGCACTGAAATCCTTCGGGTTTGAAATTGAGCTCGACACGTCCAGCCAGATCTCTCCCAACTGACCGTTCAATCAATTTGGTGCCGAATCCATGCTGGTCTGGGGGTGTCACCACAGGCCCGCCCGTTTCACTCCAGTGCAGCCGGAAAGTCGTTTGATCCGCTGGAACAATCTCCCATGCCACAGTCACCTTGCCAGTATCCTGCGACAGCGCACCATACTTTGCAGCGTTGGTGGCAAGCTCGTGCAGAACCATGGTAAGCGATAGTGCAGCCGCTGGAGCAATGGCCATGGTGGGTCCATCTGCCAGAACTTCGCCTTTAAAGGGCTTCAAAGTCAGCGAGACAACATCAACCAGTGAAGCATGTGCCCACCCGGTTTTTGCGAGCAAATCGTGGGCTTGACTGAGAGCTTGGAGCCGATCGCTGAAACTATGTGTAAAGCTCTGGATGGAATTGGAATTTTTCGCGGTCTGGGAGGCGAGAGACTGGACAATCGCGAGAGTATTTTTAACTCGATGATTGAGTTCATCGATCAGCAGTTTTTGCTG includes:
- a CDS encoding alpha/beta fold hydrolase, which produces MSIGELTVTVVKKHNVHISGSGSQHMVFAHGFGCDQNMWRLVAPAFENRFKVVLFDHVGAGASDLAAYDFERYSSLEGYADDVIALCRDMGINDCVFVGHSVSAMVGVLAAKRAPELFAKLVLIGPSPRYTNDGDYVGGFSEAQIEELLEFLDSNHMGWSEAMAPTIMGNPDRPELGHELTNSFCRTDPEIAKHFARTTFLSDNRADLDGLTVPVLILQCAQDVIAPDVVGTYVHRNLPGSVLVNMQATGHCPNLSAPEETIAAIRAFV
- a CDS encoding YciE/YciF ferroxidase family protein, whose translation is MAEKTLETLFHDTLKDIYYAERKILKALPKMAKGAQSPDLKAAFEKHRDETEGQIERLQQVFEILGKRAQGKTCPAIDGIIEEGEEILDEYKGSRALDAGLVSSAQAVEHYEITRYGTLKRWAEELGLKDAATLLGETLAEESKTDEALTKLAVGAANQKAKAA
- a CDS encoding response regulator, whose amino-acid sequence is MAEQRSLKGVRVFVVEDETLLALLLEDMLVDMGCEVLDMAWRLAQAIKVAETSEADVAILDVNIAGERVDPVADILEKRKIPFVFATGYGVAGLPDRLRGHPVLPKPVSATQLATALGKVLNGASGP